From Anaerolineales bacterium, a single genomic window includes:
- a CDS encoding ABC transporter permease, whose product EVQYGIRSVFDKSGLLGDLNAEQRRGIEAQNLGVIMTSLNELRQDPSILVVNESLEGEEVDAGTNDFFAYMYPAYTVMFIFFVIGTCATSVLREREAGTLRRLVASPIPRGAVIGGKMLAFMVIPCLQTIVLLGVAHVFFDTPLGQHPLALIVLTVIVAAVATSMGLLMATIAKSVSQADSLGTMASFVLAAIGGAIPVAPLLLTRAEGFISILTRFTPHAHAIEAYYSIMAENAGLVDVLPEIGFLVGMGVIYFVIAVRRFKFE is encoded by the coding sequence GAAGTGCAGTACGGCATCCGCAGCGTGTTCGACAAATCCGGGCTGCTGGGCGATCTCAACGCCGAACAGCGCCGCGGCATCGAAGCGCAGAACCTGGGTGTGATCATGACCAGCTTGAACGAGCTGCGCCAGGATCCCTCTATCCTGGTGGTGAACGAGAGTCTGGAAGGCGAGGAGGTCGATGCGGGCACCAACGATTTCTTCGCCTACATGTACCCCGCCTACACGGTGATGTTCATTTTCTTCGTCATCGGCACGTGCGCGACATCGGTTCTCAGGGAGCGGGAGGCCGGGACGCTGCGGCGCCTGGTGGCTTCGCCGATCCCGCGCGGGGCGGTCATCGGCGGCAAGATGCTGGCCTTCATGGTGATCCCCTGCCTGCAGACCATCGTGCTGCTCGGCGTGGCGCACGTGTTCTTCGACACGCCGCTGGGGCAGCATCCGCTGGCGCTGATCGTGCTGACCGTGATCGTGGCCGCGGTGGCGACGTCGATGGGATTGCTGATGGCAACGATCGCCAAATCGGTGAGCCAGGCGGACAGCTTGGGCACGATGGCTTCGTTCGTGCTGGCGGCGATCGGCGGGGCGATCCCCGTGGCGCCGCTGCTGCTCACCCGGGCGGAGGGTTTCATCTCGATCCTGACGCGTTTCACGCCGCATGCGCACGCCATCGAAGCGTATTATTCCATCATGGCGGAAAACGCCGGGCTGGTGGACGTCCTGCCCGAGATCGGGTTTCTGGTAGGGATGGGCGTGATTTACTTCGTCATCGCGGTGCGGCGCTTCAAGTTTGAGTGA
- a CDS encoding response regulator transcription factor has product MVRVAICDDQVIVCEGLQRILDSDPEIEVVGVAHDGEEACRLVEEAQPDLILMDLKMPHMNGIVATRKIHMSHPEVHVLVLTTYDDDEWLFDAVRSGAGGYLLKDTPPGELIAAIKGTVSGKAFVDPGVTGKLLSEVSKSGPASGSPTHFSLSDRERQVLQLIVAGFSNADIAERLFLAEGTVRNYTSAIFRKLGVSDRTQAAVLALRHGLVDAETESK; this is encoded by the coding sequence ATGGTGCGCGTGGCGATCTGTGACGATCAGGTCATCGTCTGCGAAGGCCTGCAGCGGATCCTGGATTCCGACCCCGAGATCGAAGTCGTCGGCGTGGCGCACGACGGTGAGGAAGCCTGCCGGCTGGTGGAAGAGGCGCAGCCGGACTTGATCCTCATGGATCTGAAAATGCCGCACATGAACGGCATCGTCGCCACGCGCAAGATCCACATGAGCCATCCCGAAGTGCACGTACTGGTGCTTACCACCTACGACGACGACGAATGGCTTTTCGACGCCGTTCGCAGCGGCGCGGGTGGCTACCTGCTCAAAGACACCCCACCCGGGGAGCTCATCGCGGCGATTAAAGGCACCGTGAGCGGGAAGGCCTTCGTCGATCCCGGCGTGACGGGTAAACTGTTGTCCGAAGTCTCGAAAAGCGGTCCGGCGAGCGGGAGCCCGACGCACTTTTCGCTCAGCGATCGGGAACGCCAGGTGCTGCAGTTGATCGTCGCCGGCTTCTCCAACGCCGACATCGCCGAGCGGCTCTTCCTGGCCGAGGGCACGGTACGCAATTACACCAGCGCGATTTTTCGCAAGCTGGGCGTCTCCGACCGTACGCAGGCCGCCGTGCTCGCCCTGCGCCACGGGCTGGTCGATGCCGAAACGGAGTCGAAATAA